ACGCGGGTGTGCGAGGCCGCGAACGATCTCGGGTTGCTGTCGGAGGAGTACGACCCTGCGGGGCGTCGCCAGCTCGGCAACACCCCGCAGGCCCTCTCGCATCTCGCACTCGTCGGTGCGGCCGACGCGCTCCACCGCTGAGTCAGCTGCGCAGCGCCTCGGTCAGCTTCACCCGGGCACCCATCCGCAGGAGGGTGTTCTGGTAGATGCGCGCGCCGACCCAGATCGCTGCGGCGCACGTGGCGAGCAGGATGACCAACGACAGCGGCGGCTCCCACCACTGCGCATCGCCGAGGTAGAGACGCAGCGGCATGCCCACCGGTGCGGAGAACGGCACGTACGACATGACGGCGAGCACCACGGGGTTGTCGTTGAAGAAGATGACGAGGAAGTAGGGCGCCATCACGAGCAGCATGAGCGGCGTGGTGGTCGAGCCGATGTCCTCCTGGCGCGACACCATGGCGCCGGCCGCCGCGAACAGGGCGGCCAGCAGCACGAACCCGAAGAGGAAGAAGACCGCGAACCACACCAGCGGTGCGCCGAGTCCGCTGAGCAGCTCGGATTGGCCGGTGACCGCGAGCCCGACGATCGAGATCACGGCCAAGCCGATGATCTGACCCATCGCGAGCACCGTATTGCCGATCACCTTCCCCGCCAGGAGCGATCGCACCGGGATCGCCGAGATGAGGATCTCCACGACGCGGGTCTGCTTCTCTTCGACGACGCTCTGAGAGATCGTCGCGCCGAACGTCGTGGCGGCGGCGAAGAACACGATGCCGAAGCCGATGGCCACGAGGTAGCGCAGGGCGCCGTTGACCGCCTCGGCCGGGTTCAGCAGCTCGACCGACGGGGTCTGGGCGAGCAGGCCCAGCACGTCGCTCGGGGAGCTGTCATCGGCGACGACCTTGTACGAGAAGGCGCCGCCGGAGGCATCGGGCACCAGGGCCGCCTCGACGGTGCCGTCCTGCACGAGGGCGGTCGCCGCATCCGCACTGTCGGCGACGGTCACGTCGAAGCCGTTGATGCCGCTGACGTCGGACTGCGTCTGGCTCGTCACGGCGATCGCGATGCGGTCGTCGCCGGCGTTGTTCGCGGCGATGCCTCCCCAGATGACCGCGGCGAGGGCGACGATCAGGAGGAACGCCGACGAGATGATGAACGACTTGCTGCGGAGCTTCGAGCCGATCTCGCGCTCGGCGACGAGCCAGACGCTCTGGAGCTCACCGGGCTTGGACCGGCGGGTGTTCGCGGGGGCGGAGGTGCTCACTGGATGACCTCCTTGAAGATCTGGGCGAGGGTCGGATGCTGCGGGGCGAAACTGGCGACGTCGCCGCGCTCGACCGCGCGACGCAGCACCCGCTGGGCGTCGGTCTCGGCGGCGTCGAAAAGGGCGTAGCCCCCGTCGAAGTCGACGACGGTGACCCCGGGCTCGTCGCGGATCCACCCGGCGTCTCCCGCGGAGACGAGCTCGAAACGGTGCCCGGCGTGCTCGGCGCGGAGCGCGTCGCGAGCCCCGGCGGCTCGCACGGTGCCGTCGGCGATGATCACGAGGTCGTCGCAGAGACGCTCGACGACGTCGAGCTGGTGCGAAGAGAAGAGCACGGCGGTGCCGGCGGCGGCACGCTCCTGCAGAACGCCCGCGACGACGTCGACGGCGAGCGGGTCGAGGCCCGAGAACGGCTCGTCGAGGATGAGCACCTCGGGGTCGTGCACGAGAGCTGCGGCGATCTGCGCGCGCTGCTGATTGCCGAGCGAGAGCGTCTCCACGTTGTCGCGCAGGCGCTCCGACAGGCCCAGACGATCGAGCAGCGACTCGGCGGCCGTGGTCGCCTCTGCCTTTCCGAAACCGTGGAGTCGGGCGAGGTAGGCGATGTGCTCGCCGACGCGCATCTTCGGATAGAGCCCGCGCTCCTCCGGCATGTAGCCGAAGCGGCGGCGGTCGGCGGCGGTGACGGGCGAACCGTCGAGGGCGACGCGACCGCCGTCCTTCGCGAGCACGCCCAGCGCGATGCGCATGGTCGTGGTCTTGCCGGCGCCGTTCCCGCCGACGAAGCCCGTCAGGCGTCCTTGGGTGACGGTGAACGTCACGTCGTCGAGCACGCGGCGACCGCCGTAGCTCTTGGTGATGCCGGTCAGTTCGAGCACGGCTCCTCCTCCTCCTCCTCCGGCACCCGTGGCGGGCACCCGAGAACGACGTTACGCACGCGGCTTCCGCGCGGCATCCGCCCCCGGGAGGGTTGGGCCTCTCCCCCTGACGGGGGAGGGCGGTCAGTCGATGACGAACACGTTCAGACGGACCGCGGCGGGGAGGCGCTCGCCGGTGCCGACGAGGAGCCGTGTGTTCATCCATTCCCACCGGCCGGCCGGTGCGGTGATCCGAGGGTGCGAGCGGAAGTAGATCAGCGACGGATCGACCATTTCGCCGCGCGCGAGGCGGTCGAGGTTCGCCGGGGTGCCCGACCGCAGGCCTCGGTTCTCGACGAAGAGCCGGTCGCCGTCGGTCGTCTCCAGCCCGTAGGTGGCGCGGAGCACCTGGCGTCCGTCGGCGTGGAGCACCTGCGAGTCGATCCCACCCGGCAGAACGTGGGCCTCGAGCTCGGGTCCGCGGGCAGTGCCGCCGAGGATGGGGACGATGCGGCGGTGTTCGCCGGCGACGACGCCGAGATCGACCGGGTCGCCCACCTCGACCTCGAGGCGTGCGAGGAAGGTGAGGGACGGAGCCTGCGGCGTTGCGGTCACGCGGCGATCGTACCGCCGGGTCAGGTGAGGCCGTGGCGGTGCGCGAGCACGACCGCCTGCACCCGGTCGCGGGCCCCGAGCTTCTGCAGCACGTTGGACACGTGCGTCTTGACCGTCGCGTCGCCGATGAAGAGGCGGGCGGCGATCTCGGCGTTGCTGAGCGCCTCGGCCATCAGACGCAGCACCTCGGCCTCCCGCTCGGTGAGGCTCGTGCTCGCCGGGTGCGGAGTCGGTGCGGCGGAGACCGCGGGCTCGGCGTCGGGTCCGGCGAAGCGGGCGATGACGCGCCGGGTGACCTCGGGTGCGAGCAGCGCGTCGCCGCCCGCGATCACGCGCACCGCCGAGACGAGCTCCTCCGGGCCCGCGTTCTTCAGGAGGAACCCGCTCGCTCCGGCCGAGAGCGCCTCGAAGAGGTAGTCGTCGCGATCGAAGGTGGTGACGATGAGCACGGCGGCCTCGACCGCGGGATCCGAGACGATCCGTCGCGTGGCCTCCAGGCCGTCCATACCGGGCATCTGCACATCCATGCAGATGACGTCGGGGTGGAGGGCGGATGCGGCGGACACGGCCTCCGCACCGTTGGCGGCTTCGCCGACGACCTCGATGTCGTCTTGGAGCGAGAGGATCGTGCGGAAGCCCGCGCGCATCATCGCGTGGTCGTCGACGAGAAGCACGCGGATGTCAGACATGGGCGGCCGCCTTCGTCGTCAGGGGTACGCGGACGCGCACGAGGTATCCGCCGCGGGAGCGGGGGCCGATCTCGATCGCCCCGCCCGACACCGCGGCGCGCTCGCGCATGCCCAGCTGTCCGAGGCCCGGTGCGCCGGATCCGACCCGTCCGGTGTTGGACACCTCGAGCTCGACGGACTCGTCGGTGTAGCGCAGGCGGACCTCGGCGGAGGCGTGCGGTCCGCCGTGCCGGCGGGCGTTCGTGAGGGCCTCCTGGGCGATCCGGTAGAGGTTGACCTGTACGAGACCGGGCACCTCGCGCTCCTCGCCCACGACGAGGAACGTGGTCGGCATGCCCGCCGCCCTCGTCGCCTCCACGAGATCGGTCACCGCGTCGAGGCCGCGGGTGGTCGGAGCGGTGTCGGGCTCGGGGTCGCTGCCGTCGGGCGTCCGCAGGGTGGCGAGCAGCTGTCGAAGCTCGGCGAGCGACTGGCGAGCCGACGACTCGACGCCCTCGAGGATCTCGCGGGCGTGGTCGGGGTCCTTCGGCATGACCGAGCGCGCGGCCCCCGCCTGCACGCCCATGAGCGAGACATGGTGGGCCACCACGTCGTGCAGCTCGCGGGCGATCCGAACCCGGTCGAGGGCCACGGCCTGGGCCGCGGTGACCTCCCGCTCCCGCTCGAGCTCGGCGGTGCGCTCCTCGAGGGCCGCACGTTCGCGCATCTGCTGGTGGGAGCGCTCGCCGAAGTAGTAGGCGCCGCCGAAGTAGAGGGCGTTGAGCAGGAACGTCAGCAGCGTGTAGGCGACGTAGGGGGAGAACGCACCCGCGCGTGAGAACGCCTCCTCGGTCGCGCCCGGCACCGGTCCTGTCGCGTCGATGAGCATGACGATCGTGAGCCACAGGAACATGCCCGCGATGATCGCGACCCGCACGATGGTCGCGCGACGCCTGCTCGTCGACCATGCCCCCACGGTGTACAGCGCGATGAACATCGCGACGTTGCCGGCGTAGATCTCGGGGATGCGGATCGTCACCGCGACGAAATAGGCGACGGAGACGACGACGGCGACGGTCGCCGGCCAGCGCCGCCGGAAGGCGAGCGGAACCGCCAGCACGACGACGTAAGCGACCGTGAGGGGCATCGCGGCCTGGCCGTCGCCGTACATCCCGGCGACGGCCGAGAGTGCGGCGCTGATCAGCGCGCCGACGAAGACGACGACGGCCAGGACGACGTCGGCGCGCCGCTGCGCGGGGGTGGGGATCATCCCCTCACGTTACGAGACGGGGCGGCTGCGCAGCATCCGCCGGAAGGGGGAGCGTCCACTCGATTCACAGGAATACACCTCGCGAGGGGCGCGTTCGCCCGAGAGTACGGGCCGCCCCCGGCCGCGCAATGGAAAGGATCCCCGTGACTGACTACACGATCGGCTACATCGTCGGCAGCATCTCGAGCACCTCGATCAACCGGCGCCTCTCGAAGGCACTGAAGACCGTCGCCCCCGACGGCGTGACGCTCGTCGAGATCCCGATCGCCGACCTGCCGTTCTACTCACCCGACCTCGACGGCGACTTCCCCCAGGTCGCCCGTGACTTCAAGCAGGCCATCGCCGACGTCGACGGCGTGATCATCCTCACCCCCGAGTACAGCCGCTCCATCCCCGGAGTGTTGAAGAACGCGCTCGACTGGTCGGCTCGCCCCTACGGACAGGCATCGTTCGACTCGAAGCCCACCGCGGTCATCGGCACCTCGCAGGGCCCCATCTCGACCGCGGCCGCGCAGCAGCACCTCAAGACGATCCTCAGCCACTACAACGCCCCCGTCCTCGGTCAGCCCGAGGGATTCATCCAGTCGACCCCCGGCCTGTTCGAAGACGACGGCGAGATCACGAACGAGGGAACCGCGGCGTTCCTCCGCTCGTACCTCGAGGCGTTCGTCGAGCTCATCGGGCGCTACGTTCCCGCAGACGCCTCGTCGTCGGCGAAGGCGGCCTGAGCAGCATCCCTTCCCCTGACGACGCCCCCGGCCCCCGTGGCCGGGGGCGTTGTGCGTCGGGGCCCGTTGACAGTCGATGAGGGGCGTCGAATCATGAGACGCAGACCGCGGCGTGTCCGGTCGACGACCCGTCAGGAGAACCCGTGAGCCAGATCTTCGTCAACATCCCGACCGCCGACCTCGACCGCGCGAAGACCTTCTACACGGCTCTCGGCGCCGAGATCAATCCGCTGTTCACCAACGACGACGCCGCCTGCCTCGTCTGGGACGAGAACATCTTCGTGATGGTGCTCACGCAGGACTACTTCCGCACGTTCACGACGAAACAGCTCGCCGATACGAAGACGACCGCAGCGGTGCTCGTCGCCCTGAGCCGTGACTCGCGCGAGCACGTCGATCAGACCCTCGATGCGGCGCTCGCCGCCGGTGGACACGAGCACCGCGATCCGACCGACTACGGCTTCATGTACAGCCGGAGCGTCGAAGACCCCGACGGTACGATCCTCGAGTTCGTCTGGATGGATCCGGCAGCTGCCGTGGGCGGACCGGAAGCGGGCGGAGCGAGCTGATGACCGGGCAGATCGCCATCGACCTCTTCACGACGCTCGACGGGGTCGGCCAGGCGCCGGGCGGGCCGGAGGAGGATCCCAGCGACGGCTTCGCCTTCGGCGGATGGCAGGCGCCTCTGTTCGACGAGACGGTCGACGAGCAGATCGACGAGGGCTTCGACGTCATGGACGCTCTCCTCCTCGGCCGCAGGACCTATGACATCTTCGCGGCGTACTGGCCGAAGCAGCTCGACGGGCCGGTGTCGGAGGTCGCTCGAGCCTTCGATGCCGTTCCCAAGTACGTCGCCTCCCGTGGCGAGCCCGACCTGCCCTGGGTGAACTCGCATCTGCTCGGTCCCGACCTCGGGGCCGAGATCGATGCCCTGCGGCAGCGGCATCGGAGCACGCACGTCATCGGCAGCATCGATCTTGCGCGCACCCTCGTTCGCGAGCGTCTTTTCGACGTGCTGAACCTCTGGGTCTATCCGATCGTGCTCGGTGCGGGCAAGCGGCTGTTCCCCGACGACGGGCCTCCGCTCGGGCTCGAGCTGCTGCAGCCGCCGGTCGCGTCGAAGAAGGGCGCCGTGCTGCTGCGCTACGGCCCCGGTGGCGAGGTGCGCACCGGCGACATGGACGACCTCGGCCGCGACTGAGTCGCAGGTCGGCAACCGATACGCGCGCGACGGAATGCCGGCCGGAGATGCGGACGCGGATCAGAACGGCGCGGTGTTCTCGCGTACGGATACGTGGGTCAGAAGGGTGCCGCGGCTTCGGGCGGGTGATCATCGTCGGGTGAGGGTCGGAAGACCGGGACCTTCCGTTCCGGTTGCACCACGAACCGTCTTCCGCCGGGGGATGTCCATTCGAGTGCGCCCCCGCTGTCGGGGATCTGCGTCACTCGCCATCCACCGTGGTGCTTGATGGTGTGGTGCCCGACGCACAGGGGCGCGAGGTTCGATAGTTCGGTGGTGCCGCCGTGTTCCCACGCGAGTTGATGGTCGATCTGGCACCTTCGGGCGGGGGTTCCGCATCCCGGGGCCATGCAGGTCGCCGCCCGCCAGGCCACCAGTTTCCGGAGCGGTGCGGGCGTGCGGTACTGGTCTCGACCGACGGAGAGCACCATCCCGGTCTCCGGGTGGGTGAGCACCCGCATCCACCCGTCCGCGCCGGCGCAGATTTCCCGGGCCTGGTCGATGGGGATCGGACCGACCCCCTCCACCACCGCCGGGGCCGTGTTCGCGTGCTCGTCATCGAGCAGCGACAACACCGGCACCGTCACGGCGACCGTCGCGCGGATCCCGCGTGCCGTGTCGGGGTGGGCTGGGACGTCGCCGTCGACGAGGAGGTCGACCATCACGTCCGCGCGGAGTTCGTCGAGGGAGCGTTCCTCGCCTTCTTGGTCGGCGAGGACGTTCGCGATCGCGGTCGCGCGGTGGTGGATCGCGTGGGCTTTGACCGCGGAGGTGTAGAGCATCACCCAGCTCATCCCGTCCTCCCCGGGTTGCACGATGACCCGCCGCTCCCGGATCGCCTCCGCGTGCCGCTCACTCAGCGTCGCCGCCCGCACCGTATCGACGAGCTTGCGCAGCAGGCGGCGGAATGACCCGAGCGCGTGTGTGGTGGCGAGGTCGACGGCGAGCGGCACGACCTGGTCGCGCAGCTCCGGTTCCACCTGATCGACGAGTTCGACGAACACGTCCGCGTGCCGCTCCGTCGTCCGCGCGTGGGAGAGCGCGTCGAGCATGGCCGGGTACCGGTTCACGAGGCCGTCGGCGGTGACCAGCATCCGCTCCGCGGTGTGCTCGGTGACCTGCAACACCGTCGCGAGCTCGAGCCGGAGGGACCGCATCAGGATCTCCGTCGTCCTCCCCCGGAACACCGCCGCCTCGGCCATCGCCTCCCGCCGGACGCTCTCGACGTGCTCGAACCGTTGCGCCGCGAACACCGACATCAACGTCGACACATCCGCCACCGCATCCAACCCGTCACGCCCCGCCGCCACAGGATCGGCGTCGAACCACTCATCACGCTCGGGAGACTCGTCGAACGCCCCGTCGTGAATCGAGGGATCGCCGCCTGTGAACATGTCTACATGTTAGAACACATGTACGACACTCTGAAGGAGGCAGCGCGATCTGTGGAGCACCCGAACCACGCCGATGTGGGGCTCAACCGAAGATCATCGGTCGGTCGTCGTCGTCCTCCGCCGAGGTCAGATCGAGGTCGACGACCACGGGTACGTGATCGCTCGGCACCTCGCCCTTGCGCTCGTTGCGGTGGATCTCGGCGCCGCGCACGGCGTCGGCGAACGCGTGCGAGCCGAGGATGAAGTCGATGCGCAGCCCCTCGTTGCGGGGGAACGCCAGCTGCTTGTAGTCCCAGTATGTGAAGCCGGTCGGAACGAGCGGGCGAACGACATCGGTGAGGCCGGCCGACTCGAGGGCGGCGAAGGCCGCCCGCTCGGGCGGCGACACGTGAGTGGTCTTTCCGACGACGACACCGGGCGCGCCGTTGTCGGCGTCGGTCGGGGCGATGTTGAAGTCGCCCGTGAGCGCGAGTGCCAGATCGGGCGTCTGTGCCAGCGTCGAGGCGGTGTACTCCTGCAGAGCGCTCAGCCAGTCGAGCTTGTAGACGTAGTGGGGGTCGTCCAGCGCGCGCCCGTTCGGCACGTAGAGGCTCCAGACCTTGACCCCGCCGATCGTCGCGCCGATCGCACGCGCTTCCTGCGGAGCATCCGGACCCTCGTGCCCCTTGGCGAAACCGGGCATCCCCGGGAACCCGATCTCGACGTCGGTGATCGGCTCACGGCTCGCGATCGCGACGCCGTTCCACTGGTTCAGGCCGTGGGCGACGACGTGGTAGCCCGCGTCTTCGAACGGCGCGTAGGGGAACTGCTCGTTCTTGCACTTGATCTCCTGCATGGCCAGCACGTCGATGTGCTCGCGCACGGCGAACTCGACGGTGCGGGTCACGCGGGCGCGGATCGAGTTGACGTTCCAGGTGGCCAGGCGCATGGTTTCCAGCCTACGACCGCGGCCCCGTCGGCCTCGCCGAGAGTGCCGCTTTCGGCCGTAGGTGCGCGAAGAAGCGGGCGCGGTCGGCGGTTTCGGGCACACTCGACGGATGCTGCGGGCTCTAGGCTCGGAGCATGACCGTCGCCTCCACGCCCGAGCTCGAAGCCGACCGCCAGGCCCTCATCGCCCTGATCGGGGAAGAGGCCGTCTTCCACGGCGACTTCACCCTCTCGAGCGGCAAGAAGGCGACGTACTACGTCGACATGCGCAAGCTCACCCTCGACCACCGCGCCGCGCCCGCGATCGGCCGCATCATGCTCGACCTCATGCGTCAGGGCCTCGGCGAGGGCTGGAGCGACATCTCGGCCGTCGGCGGGCTCACCCTCGGCGCCGACCCGATCGCGAACGCGGTGCTGCACGAATCCGCCCGCGCCGGCGATCCGGTCGACGCGTTCGTGGTGCGCAAGGAGCCGAAGGACCACGGTCGGGGCCGCCAGATCGAGGGCGCTGAGGTCGCCGGTGCGCGCGTCATCGTCGTCGAAGACACCTCGACCACGGGGCAGTCGGCGCTCAAGGCGGTCGAGGCGCTCCGCAAGGAGGGCGCCGAGGTCATGGCCGTCGCGGTGATCGTCGACCGCAAGACCGGCGCTCAGGCCGCGGTCGAGGCGGCCGGGCTGACCTGGCTCGCCGCGATCGACCTCGACGATCTCGGGCTCGCCCCGCAGTAGACCTCCCCGCAGGAGGGGTCAGTCCTCGTCGTCGCGGTCGCGACGCGAACGAACCCACTGCACGACGAACACCACGAGGGTCGTCGCGAGAATCACGAACGAGACGAGCAGGATCGCGGTGCGGTCGTCCATCAGGGCCTCTTTCCTTGCGCCGCGTCGGCGACGATCCGTGCGATGCGCGCGGCGCGCGTCTCGGGCCGCTTCGCGGTGGCGATCTGGGTGAGCCCGAGCTTCTTCGCCGAACGCGGGAAGGCATCCCATCGTTCGCGGGCCTCGGGGAGGGCGTCGAGCGCCGCGGCGAACTCCGACGGCTCGATGCCGGCCTCGGGGCCGTCGAGCACATCCCAGGCGCCGTTCGCGCGGGCGATCTCGATCACGCGCCTTCCGGCGTCGGTCATCTCGCCCGAGGCTTCGAGCTCGCGCACCCGCTGCTTGTTCGTCGCGGCCCACCCGCTCTGCGGGCGGCGCGGTGTGAAAAGGATGCCGCTCGTCTCCGCGTCGTGGGACTGCGCAGTGCCGTCGACCCATCCGAAGCAGAGGGCCTGCCGAACGGCGTCGTCGTACGACACGAGCACCCGGCTGCTGCCCGCACGCGCGCGCAGCACCACGACCCCCGCAGAGGTCGCGTGATTCGCCTCGAGCCAGGCGCGCCAGGCATCACGGTCGGCGAACGCCAACCGTTCGCGGTCGGATGCTGCGGCCATCAGAGACCGTCCGGAAGCTCCGACTCGCTCAACTCGATCTCGATCGGCTCCGACCGCACGAGCTCGGCGACCGAGCCGAGGATCTCGTCGGGTCGGAAGGGGTAGCGGTCGATCTCGGCCTGGTCGCTGATGCCGGTGAGCACGAGCACCGTGTGCAGTCCCGCCTCGATGCCCGCGACGACGTCGGTGTCCATGCGGTCGCCGATCATGCCCGTGTTCTCGGAGTGCGCGCCGATGCGGTTCAGCGCCGAGCGGAACATCATCGGGTTCGGCTTGCCGACGACGTAGGGCTCCTTGCCGATGGCCTTCGTGATGAGCGCCGAGATCGCGCCGGTGGCGGGGAGGACGCCCTCGGTCGACGGGCCGGTCGCGTCGGGGTTCGTCGCGATGAAGCGGGCGCCGGCGCCGATGAAACGGATCGCCTTCGTGATCGCCTCGAACGAGTAGTTGCGGGTCTCTCCGACGACGACGTAGTCGGGGTCGGTCTCGGTCATGATGAAGCCGGCCTCGTGCAGTGCCGTGGTCAGCCCGACCTCGCCGATCACGAAGGCGGTGCCGCCGGGCTTCTGCGACTTCAGGAAGTCGGCGGTCGCGAGGGCCGAGGTCCAGATGGATGCTTCGGGCACCTCGAGACCCGATGCCCGCAGCCGGGCGCTCAGGTCGCGCGGCGTGTAGATCGAGTTGTTCGTGAGTACGAGGAAGGGGGTTCCCTCTTCGCGCCACTGCGCGAGAAGGTCGGCCGCCCCGGGAATGGGGACGTTCTCGTGCACGAGCACGCCGTCCATATCGGTCAGCCAGCACTCGATGTCGCCCCGGGTCCGCATGGGCTCAGCCTAAACCCCGCGATCAGCCGCCGCAGGGTGCGTTCCCTACCAGTTCCATGCCGTCGGCGACATACCTCGATCGTCGCCCGTCGCGCCGATATCGTCGACGGTGTGACGCGAGCGGAGTGGAACCCTCGAGAACTTCCCGACCTGACGGGACGCACGTTCGCGGTGACCGGTGCGACCAAAGGGCTCGGGTTCTTCTCCTGCGAGCAGCTCGCGCGCGCGGGGGCCCACGTCGTACTCACTGGGCGCCACCCGAACCGGCTCGTCACCGCGCGAGCCGCGCTCGTGCGGCGGGTGCCGGACGCCTCGGTCGAGACGCTCCTGCTCGACACCAGCAAACTCGGGTCGGTGCGGGCC
This portion of the Microbacterium hatanonis genome encodes:
- a CDS encoding ABC transporter permease gives rise to the protein MSTSAPANTRRSKPGELQSVWLVAEREIGSKLRSKSFIISSAFLLIVALAAVIWGGIAANNAGDDRIAIAVTSQTQSDVSGINGFDVTVADSADAATALVQDGTVEAALVPDASGGAFSYKVVADDSSPSDVLGLLAQTPSVELLNPAEAVNGALRYLVAIGFGIVFFAAATTFGATISQSVVEEKQTRVVEILISAIPVRSLLAGKVIGNTVLAMGQIIGLAVISIVGLAVTGQSELLSGLGAPLVWFAVFFLFGFVLLAALFAAAGAMVSRQEDIGSTTTPLMLLVMAPYFLVIFFNDNPVVLAVMSYVPFSAPVGMPLRLYLGDAQWWEPPLSLVILLATCAAAIWVGARIYQNTLLRMGARVKLTEALRS
- a CDS encoding ABC transporter ATP-binding protein; the encoded protein is MLELTGITKSYGGRRVLDDVTFTVTQGRLTGFVGGNGAGKTTTMRIALGVLAKDGGRVALDGSPVTAADRRRFGYMPEERGLYPKMRVGEHIAYLARLHGFGKAEATTAAESLLDRLGLSERLRDNVETLSLGNQQRAQIAAALVHDPEVLILDEPFSGLDPLAVDVVAGVLQERAAAGTAVLFSSHQLDVVERLCDDLVIIADGTVRAAGARDALRAEHAGHRFELVSAGDAGWIRDEPGVTVVDFDGGYALFDAAETDAQRVLRRAVERGDVASFAPQHPTLAQIFKEVIQ
- a CDS encoding DUF3237 domain-containing protein yields the protein MTATPQAPSLTFLARLEVEVGDPVDLGVVAGEHRRIVPILGGTARGPELEAHVLPGGIDSQVLHADGRQVLRATYGLETTDGDRLFVENRGLRSGTPANLDRLARGEMVDPSLIYFRSHPRITAPAGRWEWMNTRLLVGTGERLPAAVRLNVFVID
- a CDS encoding response regulator; amino-acid sequence: MSDIRVLLVDDHAMMRAGFRTILSLQDDIEVVGEAANGAEAVSAASALHPDVICMDVQMPGMDGLEATRRIVSDPAVEAAVLIVTTFDRDDYLFEALSAGASGFLLKNAGPEELVSAVRVIAGGDALLAPEVTRRVIARFAGPDAEPAVSAAPTPHPASTSLTEREAEVLRLMAEALSNAEIAARLFIGDATVKTHVSNVLQKLGARDRVQAVVLAHRHGLT
- a CDS encoding sensor histidine kinase; this translates as MIPTPAQRRADVVLAVVVFVGALISAALSAVAGMYGDGQAAMPLTVAYVVVLAVPLAFRRRWPATVAVVVSVAYFVAVTIRIPEIYAGNVAMFIALYTVGAWSTSRRRATIVRVAIIAGMFLWLTIVMLIDATGPVPGATEEAFSRAGAFSPYVAYTLLTFLLNALYFGGAYYFGERSHQQMRERAALEERTAELEREREVTAAQAVALDRVRIARELHDVVAHHVSLMGVQAGAARSVMPKDPDHAREILEGVESSARQSLAELRQLLATLRTPDGSDPEPDTAPTTRGLDAVTDLVEATRAAGMPTTFLVVGEEREVPGLVQVNLYRIAQEALTNARRHGGPHASAEVRLRYTDESVELEVSNTGRVGSGAPGLGQLGMRERAAVSGGAIEIGPRSRGGYLVRVRVPLTTKAAAHV
- a CDS encoding NADPH-dependent FMN reductase; protein product: MTDYTIGYIVGSISSTSINRRLSKALKTVAPDGVTLVEIPIADLPFYSPDLDGDFPQVARDFKQAIADVDGVIILTPEYSRSIPGVLKNALDWSARPYGQASFDSKPTAVIGTSQGPISTAAAQQHLKTILSHYNAPVLGQPEGFIQSTPGLFEDDGEITNEGTAAFLRSYLEAFVELIGRYVPADASSSAKAA
- a CDS encoding VOC family protein; amino-acid sequence: MSQIFVNIPTADLDRAKTFYTALGAEINPLFTNDDAACLVWDENIFVMVLTQDYFRTFTTKQLADTKTTAAVLVALSRDSREHVDQTLDAALAAGGHEHRDPTDYGFMYSRSVEDPDGTILEFVWMDPAAAVGGPEAGGAS
- a CDS encoding dihydrofolate reductase family protein; translated protein: MTGQIAIDLFTTLDGVGQAPGGPEEDPSDGFAFGGWQAPLFDETVDEQIDEGFDVMDALLLGRRTYDIFAAYWPKQLDGPVSEVARAFDAVPKYVASRGEPDLPWVNSHLLGPDLGAEIDALRQRHRSTHVIGSIDLARTLVRERLFDVLNLWVYPIVLGAGKRLFPDDGPPLGLELLQPPVASKKGAVLLRYGPGGEVRTGDMDDLGRD
- a CDS encoding HNH endonuclease signature motif containing protein, producing MFTGGDPSIHDGAFDESPERDEWFDADPVAAGRDGLDAVADVSTLMSVFAAQRFEHVESVRREAMAEAAVFRGRTTEILMRSLRLELATVLQVTEHTAERMLVTADGLVNRYPAMLDALSHARTTERHADVFVELVDQVEPELRDQVVPLAVDLATTHALGSFRRLLRKLVDTVRAATLSERHAEAIRERRVIVQPGEDGMSWVMLYTSAVKAHAIHHRATAIANVLADQEGEERSLDELRADVMVDLLVDGDVPAHPDTARGIRATVAVTVPVLSLLDDEHANTAPAVVEGVGPIPIDQAREICAGADGWMRVLTHPETGMVLSVGRDQYRTPAPLRKLVAWRAATCMAPGCGTPARRCQIDHQLAWEHGGTTELSNLAPLCVGHHTIKHHGGWRVTQIPDSGGALEWTSPGGRRFVVQPERKVPVFRPSPDDDHPPEAAAPF
- a CDS encoding exodeoxyribonuclease III, which encodes MRLATWNVNSIRARVTRTVEFAVREHIDVLAMQEIKCKNEQFPYAPFEDAGYHVVAHGLNQWNGVAIASREPITDVEIGFPGMPGFAKGHEGPDAPQEARAIGATIGGVKVWSLYVPNGRALDDPHYVYKLDWLSALQEYTASTLAQTPDLALALTGDFNIAPTDADNGAPGVVVGKTTHVSPPERAAFAALESAGLTDVVRPLVPTGFTYWDYKQLAFPRNEGLRIDFILGSHAFADAVRGAEIHRNERKGEVPSDHVPVVVDLDLTSAEDDDDRPMIFG
- the pyrE gene encoding orotate phosphoribosyltransferase; this translates as MTVASTPELEADRQALIALIGEEAVFHGDFTLSSGKKATYYVDMRKLTLDHRAAPAIGRIMLDLMRQGLGEGWSDISAVGGLTLGADPIANAVLHESARAGDPVDAFVVRKEPKDHGRGRQIEGAEVAGARVIVVEDTSTTGQSALKAVEALRKEGAEVMAVAVIVDRKTGAQAAVEAAGLTWLAAIDLDDLGLAPQ
- a CDS encoding YdeI/OmpD-associated family protein — translated: MAAASDRERLAFADRDAWRAWLEANHATSAGVVVLRARAGSSRVLVSYDDAVRQALCFGWVDGTAQSHDAETSGILFTPRRPQSGWAATNKQRVRELEASGEMTDAGRRVIEIARANGAWDVLDGPEAGIEPSEFAAALDALPEARERWDAFPRSAKKLGLTQIATAKRPETRAARIARIVADAAQGKRP
- a CDS encoding HAD-IIA family hydrolase, producing the protein MRTRGDIECWLTDMDGVLVHENVPIPGAADLLAQWREEGTPFLVLTNNSIYTPRDLSARLRASGLEVPEASIWTSALATADFLKSQKPGGTAFVIGEVGLTTALHEAGFIMTETDPDYVVVGETRNYSFEAITKAIRFIGAGARFIATNPDATGPSTEGVLPATGAISALITKAIGKEPYVVGKPNPMMFRSALNRIGAHSENTGMIGDRMDTDVVAGIEAGLHTVLVLTGISDQAEIDRYPFRPDEILGSVAELVRSEPIEIELSESELPDGL